Within Rhododendron vialii isolate Sample 1 chromosome 12a, ASM3025357v1, the genomic segment GGTAATAGTATGTTTTTAGTCCGAACTGTCCAAAAAACTTTTGGACTCACGAGATGGAGCGccataaaattttttttctctttgattAACTAAAGGAGAATGAATTAAGGTGCTTTTAAAATTCGGCGATCAAGCTTATATGCACCTCATGAACTAGTAATCTTGGAAGTCTAATTCAACTGTCCACTTGCGAAGAGCCCTATTAAAATGGGAGTAAAGTTTCATATGAGTTGACGCAAAGAATTTCATGATTGCACATGGATGATTTCAAAGCTGAAATATTAAAATGGAGCAAATCCCTAAGTCACAGATTTTGGCCATCAGTTTTTGTTACGCAACTTCCACATTGGCCCCTGGTGTGTTAGTGGTGAGACCCTCACTCAAAGAACTTAGGCAGCCACGAAAACAAGGAAATTAATTCTACGAACCATAGGATTTCTATAgctgttttattttattttaccaGTTAGTTAGATgtttataagagcatctccaacaggaGAGGTCAAAAGTAGAGatgtcaaattattttgaagGCTTGTATGGCAATTTGACATCACGCTCCTCCTCttcaacccttatgtcaaattattttgaaagcttatggtcaatttttgaaaattgacaatCTAGAGGTTGATGTCAAAGTTGACATGTTGAGACTTGGCTTTGACATGTTGAGACTTCGCTTCAAAGCCACGTCACCTCCCTTCAAAGCCATATCACTTTTGACATGATAGAAGGCATCATGGTTGGATGACAACTTAATGCCAAAACTAGTCGTTTAATTGTCCACCTCAACTTTGACATCTCCCGTTGGAGATGCTGATCTATGGTCAAAAGAGAGAACCAACTTCAAGGGTAGGGTGTTCAAAAGCTTATCTATATGTCCATGGAGATTTTTTAGATATGTGTGATCGAAATATATCATGTCCCAATTCTCACAGGACCCAGGATATTGCCAAGCGGGGGCCTACTCGGTTCGATCATATGGCAGTTATTCTTAGCAACTCCCCACTCACCTATCAATAGTACGTATCGGGATATCTTCATCTGGCCACTTGTTTGCCCTGCCTTCTGTTGGGTTGCAAAGCCACAACCCAACGACCCATACACACATAGACCGAGTCCGACGTTTTTGCTCACTTTATAGAAAAAAATGGTACTAAATTTTGGATGTCACTCCCCCTTTAAGCTATTTATAAAAAGAGGATGTTCAAGAGCTTAACTTTTCATAAGCTCTTGAGCATGGGTCATAATGAACTCGGTGAAGATCATGTGTTGCCATGTTTACATGAGATAACAAAATAAtttacgtaaaaaaaaaaaaaaaaccgtataGCAGCACTCAGTATACAAAAATTGAGCAcaaaaagaggaggaatttctaatatttcttcttttttcggaATATTATATAACTAGGCGAAAggcgaaaaaaaaaagtggcttcTGTCACACTTTCTAATACTAATCAATACTTTCAACTAACAGGGCATGAGAACAACTAACACCATGCTCCTACGGCTACAGAAAATCTTCCCAAAAACttgaaaaggggaagaaaataaTCATGAGCAAACCAATTCCTGCAATCTCTGGCATACCCTTGAAGTCTCCACACCAACTCTAGAAACTCTCACCTGCCAAGTTCATCAAAATAGGAAAACAAGTTTCATCAGCCCAGTTTGCTAAAAATTACGATCAGATTTAGAAGGAGAAAATTAGAActtgttcggtttgaattttgagggaggttttttagAGTAGTGAGCGGAGAGAGATAGacagaaaaaatttattagaaaccGTGCGCAGAGATTTTTAGGCCCAAAACGAACAAATTTTCACTACACGATTTCGAATGAATGCTGGGTTGGGCCACCTCGAATGGCGTGATCTACATAACTTTAATATGGAAACATATATGGCCTTTCATATCAAATTTAAACATCCATTGTTGAGGTTCTtgaattcaaattaaattatcATTATCACTGCCACGTtattattgtactgttttttaTTATACAAACTGTTTTTGACATGTACCTACAACCAATCTATGAAAGTCGTTAATCGATCGGGATATGAACTAAGAAAAATGCGCAAACTGTAATGATTCGAAATAGATCCTATTTTATGATCGTTGAGAAAATGCATTTTAATTCTGAATGACTTTTCTGTATGAAATTCGTGTTCCGAAAACATTTTTCGATCCGGTAACTAAAGCCTGCTGGCAGCAGAATCACCTGAGCATGGAGGGTGTGGAAAACCCTATCCCCGAATGTAGAAAAGACAGCACTCACAACTTCAGTTCCTTCCTCGTGTAAAATACCAATGACTTCACAAAGCTTGAAGTTCTTCTCCAAACCTGTTACTAGGTTTACTTCTAAACTCGAACCCAAATCTCGCAACTCAAACACCGGTGATCTGAAATATTCGGACATCGACGACGACGTTTCCTTGTTATGGTTTTTGGTTCCGGTGACATTGTTGTTGTTGCCCATTGCTATTGCCTTCCTTGCCTTCAACTCATCGACTCTCTCTTTCAATTGCTTTACGTACGTGGCCACCTGGTCCAGCTGCTCTTGCTGTGATAACATGTCCTGAAAAATCTTGTTAGTTTGGGAATGAAAAATACGActaagaagagagagagagagagagagagagagagagagagagagagtaggagtAGCAGTAGTACCTTGGAGGGTTGAAAATGGTGGGGAGGGACGAGAGAGGTGAGCTTGAAGCAGAGGCCTTTCATATGTATCCTCCGATTCCTCTCCACCGTCTTCCTATCCAGCTTTTCAGGTGAATTACTACTCGTAGGAGTCCTATTACTTTTGCTGTTCATATCAATTAATATTGActatagcatatatatatatatattgcaccACAAATTTAAAACAACAGATTTTATGTTGAAAGGAAAGGGATCGAAGTGAGAAGTCTGATACTCTGAAGAACTTGGAAGAATCTCACGACTTCCCAAGTCCTTTAtatagtgagagagaggagagcgggggaggagagagggagggaggagagagagagagagagagagagagagagagagagagagagagggaaaattaAGGAAGGAAGGGGGAATCATCGGTTGTCAACTCTATGGTTGCGTGGGTCATTTGATAGCCACATGGAGCAGATAATTTTTTGACGAAATCAATGGGTCAACAGAAACTAGTACTGCTCCATTACCCTCCGTCCTTAATTTTGCAAGAAGGTTTGTGAAACAGGACATTGGgtctagtttttctttttctctaaatttttgttacatttgcattatattttttaaattaatcatATGTCTCAACGGTAAGAGTCTAAAGAGTTAAAATTTATGACCAAACGAAACAATTGTCTTTTTATCTAAAGTGTCGTCGTATAGGAACTTTTTTTCAGCATCAATCCATATTATTACTctatccgtcccaatttatttgtcccagttctattctaactgaattaaaaaattagttatatctttaaagtggtaatgaattttatatccaatatggatattatttgatagatctcgatttgttctataattcaatatttttgaaatcgcctaaaacattataaattacgatatataattaattgaaaagtaatacgaactccaaaaagtgacaaataaattgggacggagggagtataattttttgatttatctTGTTGAGACGAATGCTTAACACCGAAAATTACGATAaaagaactaaacaaaaagttactaaaataaaaaattaccgAAAAGTAGTTTTATACGAAAAAGTTCAAAAGAATGAAGCCTTCCGTGATTGGGTGTGAAAAAATAAATGCGTATCCATTCTCCATGTTTGAATCGAATGGAGACTAGACATTGCAAACCTCAGGAACACTGGAGGATTTGTCTAGCCGTTATATCTAGAGtctcaaaattagtcgagaggTATGCAAATTGATCcgaatatatataaaaaataaaaataaaaaatactccaaaaaAAACTAGTACGGAGTACTACTATTGTCGTGGGGCCAACTATTCTACAAATCCTATGAGATTAATGTGTATCATAATGGTGAACGTCGTCCAGTAAGGTGGGCTACCAGTATTGGCTACTGATGTGTCAGGGGCTGACCCTTGACTCTTTATATTTGCATCCACACCTCACCGGCCACTTTATAGATACGTTTGCATGTAAttatgtttagttttttttcttttcccaataTTGTGGAGCAGTATACGTTGGCGAGAGTTAAGCAGGAATTTTGGTCCCATTTCaaaacatctttttaaaaaataaatatttattttatatttttaaattcaaaaataatgtaaatgtaccaaaaaaattaaatttttttgcaccgtataataattaatagagatttGAACAGTGCATGTGTTTACACGTCATTATGCATGTGTTTACACGTCATTTCCCCTCCAAGGCATTATTTTATGCCTTCTAGTAACTTTTTGACCTGTTCAAAAAGTAactttttgattaaaaaattttatttgtacAAGGACGTactttattatttgttttcaaatttgCACGTCTTTTTGTGAAAATTCAGCATCTAGAACGGATGGAATAACTACCAGCACttcaattctctctcttaatCCAATTTTTGGTTTGTCACAGATAAATAAAGGCTTCTTCTCTACTTTGGCCAATTTCCGCCTTGGATTCGGACGACTTGCGACTTTGTtcggaaaaaaatgagaataataattaaaaaaaaaattcattatgaacTGCATGCGAGCAGAAAGAAATGATAGAGTCTAAAGACTCAAAACGAACACAGAAACACTCATTGGGTATATTTGACACCTCTACGTAGGGgtgcaatcgagccgagccgagccgagtttcggcatgttcgggctcggctcgcctcaaaaacaatgagctcgagctcggctcgagctcgtgacgagctgcagaactcgagctcgagctcggctcgataggtattttcggagctcgagctcggctcgttcggctcgt encodes:
- the LOC131310976 gene encoding transcription factor bHLH162-like codes for the protein MNSKSNRTPTSSNSPEKLDRKTVERNRRIHMKGLCFKLTSLVPPHHFQPSKDMLSQQEQLDQVATYVKQLKERVDELKARKAIAMGNNNNVTGTKNHNKETSSSMSEYFRSPVFELRDLGSSLEVNLVTGLEKNFKLCEVIGILHEEGTEVVSAVFSTFGDRVFHTLHAQVRVSRVGVETSRVCQRLQELVCS